The nucleotide sequence CTTGGCTTATATCCGAGCGAACGAAGCGCTGCATCTGTCCATCTACCGTGCCACAGAAAACCGCTATATCTTCGATCTCGCCTCGGACTTCCGGCGCAAGACTGGACCGTTCCGGGCGAAGAAACTAGAAACACAGGCTGACTTGAATGCATCCGTGCAAAACCACGAAGATCTGCTGGCCAAGATTTTCTCCGACGACTCACAGGTCGCTGTTGATGGTATGCGCAAACATATGACAGAGAGCTTTATGCGTGTTTTGGCCGCGAATAACTGAAGTCGATCGAGAGATTTTCGAAAAAATCACGCTGCACTGTAGACAGTTTTAGATTTTTGTATACAAAAGTGAGGACTCGTAACTGGAGGACCTCATGGGCGTTGCTGAAACCAAAATCTACCCAATCAACACCGGTTGGCTCGAAGCCGACCTGGGCACATATATTTTCTGGAAAGGTCCGGCAGGAAAGAAGATTTGGAACCCGGTCTATTGCCACTACGTTGACACTGGCACCCATAAGATTCTGATCGATACCGGCCTGTGCGATGAAGAGCGCGCCACCAAGTACCACCATAAATGTGACAAACGCGGCTGCTTGCAAGTGCACGAACATCTTGAGCAAAAGCTGGGTGTGCACCCAGATGAGATTGACGCGATTGTCTTCACCCATCTGCACTGGGACCACGTGCAGAACATGAAAGAGTTCAAAAACGCCCGCTACATTGCGCCCAAGGCCGAAATCGAAATGGCCTACAACCCCCTGCCGCTTTACTACCGCACCTATGAAAGCGGTTATCTGGGGATTGAACCGGCCTATGCCAAGCTGCGTATTCGAAGCGGTTGAAGATGAATGCGAGGTGCTGCCCGGTATCACGATGTTCCACACACCGGGTCATTCTGTTGGGCATATGGCGGTAACAGTGGCGACCAGCATGGGTGATATTGTCGTCGCAGGCGACGCGATCTTTCAGGAACGCAACATGGAACCCAACCCCGATGAAGGCTGGCGCTATTGGGTGCCTAAGCGCGGTTTGTGAACTCCTATGAGGGCTGGAAATCCGTGGAAGAATTGGACAAACGCGCTGACTATATCCTTGCCTGTCACGACAAGGTCGCAAACGCGCGTTCTGACGTGTTCCCTTACGAAGGCATGCCGCTGCGCAAACGGCGTCAGGTGATCCCCGGCTATCAGTTCTACTTCGGCGACATGCCCGCAGACATGACAAACAAAGCCGCGCCCGCACTAAGTAAGGAAGAGGCCGAAGCCTACATCGCCGGGCTTGTCCCGCCAATGCCGGACCCCAAATAGGCGATGCAACCGATCGACAGCATACTGGCGATCGCAGATCAGTATGACGCCATTGTCTTTGATCAATGGGGGGTGCTGCATAACGGCACCTCGCCCTACCCCGATGCGGTCAACACGATTGATGCGCTGAAGGGCAAGGCGCTGGCCGTGCTGTCAAACTCTGGCAAGCGCGCCGACATCAACGCCGAGCGCATCACCGGCATGGGGTTTGCGCCTGATGCATTTGACACTGTCATGACATCAGGCGAAGCGCTGCATATTGAGTTCAAAGGCGGTCGCCTGCGCAATATCAAAACGCTGCTGCCGATTACAGCAGCCGCGGGCGATGCCGCCAATTGGGCAGGGTCACTGGATGTGACGTTCGCCGATACGATTGATCAGGCCGACGCTGTCCTGTTGATGGGCCTGCCGGATGCAACCGATCACCCAAAACAGCAAGCCGTGCTTGATCGGGCCCGCGGCCTCGACTTGCCGCTAATCTGCTCCAACCCCGACCGCGCGTCGCCCCGCGCGCAGGGCAAAACGGTGCAATCCCCCGGGGCATTGGCCCATGACTATGCGGATGCCGGTGGGCGCGTTATGTTCTACGGTAAGCCGCATAAGGCAATCTTTGATGTGCTCTCTGATACGCTTCGCTTCGCGGACCCCACGCGCGTTTTGATGGTGGGCGACAGCCCCGAACATGACATCGCCGGGGCGCAAACAGTGGGCTGGGACAGCCTTTTTGTGGCCGGTGGGCTGCATGCCGACGCAACGACAGATATCTTCGCTGGCCACCCGCCCGCCACTTATACAATTCCAACACTCAGGTGACGCAATGACTGAACCTTCCGCAGAATTCTGCACCTTTTCTGCCCGTTTGGGCCAAGACCCGCTCCGCGTCCAAGGCCCTGGCGGCAACACCTCGATCAAACTGGGCGACATCATGTGGATCAAAGCATCAGGCACGGAATTGGCAGACGCAGACACGAAACCTATTTTCGTCGCTGTAGACCGGGCAGCGGCAAAGGCCGAGGCCGCAGGCGAAGGCGATGGCAGCTGCAAGAACACGGTGATTGATCCGGCCAACACGCTGCGCCCTTCGATCGAGACGACATTCCATGCGGCATTGGATTGGCCCGTTGTGGCCCACACCCACTCTATCGCAACGCTCGTCCACGCGATCAGTCCGGAAGGTCGCGAGGTCGCAGCTGACAAGCTGGTCGGTCTGCCCGTCGTCTTTGTCCCCTATGCCAAACCGGGCCTGCCACTGACCCGCGAAATCCTGGCACGGGTGACGGCTGAGACCCAGATCGTCGTCCTTGAAAACCATGGGCTGATCTGTTGTGGCAACACCGTGGACGAGGCCAATCAGATCATGCAGCAGGTCGAAGACCGCCTGAAAATGCCCGTGCTGCGTGACACAGCCGCCAGAGCTGCCAGTGCCATGGACGGTTTCGAAGCCGTCACCGAAAGCTGGATGGCACATGATGCGCAAATCTGCGCACTGGCCCTTGGCGGATCGTATTACCCCGACCACGTGGTCTTCCTTGGTCCGGCCCTGCCAACAGCAGATCATAACGAGCACCCCCGGTTATCCTCAAACCCGGACAAGGCGTCTACCTGCGCAACGGCGCCACATCATCGCAACGCGCCATGACCAAATGCTTATCTGATTGCATGTCGCGCCTGCCAGAGGACTGGACAGCAGAACCCATTGGGGCAGAAGCCGAAGCATCACTTTTGAACTGGGACGCCGAAAAATACCGTCAGGCATTGGCGGCAAGATGACAGACGATCTGTCAATGGGCATTGATCTGGGCACCTCTGGCGTGCGCACGGCCGTCATTGACGCAAGTGGCACAGTGCTGAGTTCGGTCAAAACCAAACATCTGCCGCAGGCGCCCGCTGCCATTGATGCCAGCAAGTGGTGGATGACCGTCCAGAACTGCATCATTGAACAAGCAAAAGCGCTGAAAGCCGCAGGACACAACATAGCAAACGTCGGCCGTATCGGCGTTGACGGCACATCTGGCACAATGGTCCTGACGGATGCCGCACTCAACCCGGTGACCCCAGCGCTGATGTACAACTCAGCCGGTTTCACCGCCGAGGCGGCAGAGATCGCAAAACACGCCCCTGCCACCCACATCACAAAGGGCAGCAATTCCGCGCTAGGACGGGCGCTGCGCTTGCAGACAAACGACCCGGAAAACCGCGCCGCCCATCTGCTGCATCAGGCTGACTTCGTAGCAGCTCGTCTGCGCGGCACAGGTGGCGTCAGCGACGAAAACAACACGCTTAAGCTCGGCTATGACCCTGACACAGGTACGTGGCCAGACTGGTTCGCCAAAGCAGGTTTGCGCACCCATCTACTACCATCTGTGGTACAGGCAGGCGCGGCGCTTGGCCCTGTCGCACCCGATGTGGCGGCTATGCTTGGCTTGTCCGCGCAAGCTGTCATTCATGCAGGCACCACCGACAGCATTGCGGCGTTTTTGGCCACAGCGCCGTTGGAAGCAGGTAACGCCGTGACCTCACTCGGGACGACGCTGGCGGTCAAGATCCTGTCAACGAGACGGATTGATGAACCGCAAATGGGGCTCTACTCACATAAACTGGGCAAAGTCTGGCTGGTTGGTGGGGCGTCGAACACCGGCGGAGGGGTTTTGGCGGACCTCTTCGATCCGGACGAGCTGACCAAACTTTCGGAACAGATTGACCCGACTACTGCCAGCCCGTTCGACTACTATCCCCTCTTGCAGAAAGGTGAGCGGTTCCCGATCAACGATCCCGACCTAGCGCCGCGCCTGTCACCGCGCCCAGCCAATGACGTCGTTTTCCTGCATGGCATTCTGGAAAGCGTCGCGCGGATTGAACGGCAGGCCTATGACGCGATTGCAGCGCGCGGCGGCCCTAAACCGAAGCGTCTTTTTACAGCGGGCGGTGGGTCGCAAAACACGGTCTGGACAGCAATTCGCGCGCGGGTTCTGGGGATAACACCCGCGCCATCCGCCCAAACTGAGGCATGTGTCGGCATCGCCAAACTGATTAACGCTTACTAGCGCTTTCGGGTTACGTCGCCCGGCCACCACATCGCAAACCGTATGTGGCAAACAATACGATCTGCATCGCTCCGTTTGGACTGATCCTGACTTACGATTTCGTCTCGATTCCAAGCACCCGGTAGAGGGGACAGATGCCAAACACGGCCGTCAGACCCAGAATGGCACCCACGCCGACCATGACGTAAACTGCGATTGAATTTGCTCCCAAACCCATGAAATTGACTAGTGGTGCCACGATCAAGAAAGCACCGACGACCAAACGGATCACGCGGTCGATCATTCCTACATTCGAAGACATGTTTCGTTCCTTTCGTGTATGGGGCGAGCCAAAACTGACCAGCTTCTGTATTGCGAATTCTAGGGATTTATCGGACTGGATGATTGATTTTGGTCAATGTCCCTACCGTGCAACTTGCCAATATCGGCACATCATCCGTCCGCACCCAAAAGGGGTTCAAATCTGTGCCAGAGGTTGTTTTTCGCACGCAGGGCGTCACAAAGGTCTATCAGACCGGTGACGTAAAAGTCTTCGCCCTCGCCGGTGTCGATCTGGACCTTTACGCCGGTGAAATGGCAGTCTTGCTGGGACCATCCGGCAGCGGCAAGTCTACCCTGCTCAACATCCTTGGCGGGTTGGATCACGCGACAACTGGCAGGGTCTGGTTTCGCGACAAAGAACTGACAAATATGCCAGATCGCGGCCTGACACGATACCGGCGTGATCACGTCGGTTTCGTCTTCCAGTTTTACAATCTGGTCCCCAGCCTGACCGCACGCGAAAATGTGCAATTGGTGACCGATGTCTCACCCAATCCCATGCCCGCAGAAGAGGCGCTGGCTCAGGTCGATCTGGCCGACCGGTTGGACCATTTCCCATCCGAGATGTCGGGAGGTGAACAGCAACGCGTCGCCATCGCACGCGCGATCGCGAAACGGCCCGAAATACTGCTGTGTGACGAACCGACCGGCGCACTGGACAGTACAACCGGCATTCAGGTGCTTGAGGTGCTGCAAGACATCAACGAACGCTTTGGCACGACCACCGTCATCATCACCCATAATGCCGAAATCCAGCGCATGGCGCATCGCGTCATCCAGTTTCAGGATGGCAAGATCAGCAGCGTATCCACCAATGACGAACGGCTTGCCCCGGCCGAGATTGTCTGGTGATGCAGGCGCTGGATCGCAAACTACTGCGCGACTTTGGGCGGCTTTGGAAGCAAGCCCTTGCCATCGCGATGGTTCTCGCCTGTGGCGTAGCGATCCTGCTGATGGCGCTGGGCACGTATAAGTCACTTAGCGACACGCGCGAGACTTATTATGAACGCAACCAATTTGCCGACGTCTTCAGCGCGGTCAAACGCGCGCCGGAACGGTTGACCGCTGAATTGGCGGCGATTGACGGCGTTTGGGCGGTTGAAACCCGCACCTCTGGCAGCGCGATATTAGACGTACCCGGTAGCAATGTCAGCGTCACCGGGCGCATTCTGTCTCTGCCGATTGATGGCATGCCGCGACTGAATGTGCCCATTGTGATCAACGGACGCGCGCCTGACCCAGCCGCGACGGATGAGGTGATGGTGAACGCCAATTTCGCCATCGCCAATGATTTGCAAATCGGGGACCACTTCTTCGCCAATCTCAACGGTCAGAAACGGCAATTGACCATCAGCGGCACCGCCCAATCGCCCGAATTCATCTATACCATTGGTCCCGGTGCGCTGATGCCGGACAATGCAACCTTTGGGATTTTGTGGATGTCGAAGGTGGCTGTCGATGCCGCTTTTAATATGACAGGCGCGTTCAATGACGTCACCCTGAAACTGACCCCACGCGCACAAGAGGCAAATGTGATCGACGCTGTCGATCGCTTGCTTGATCCATATGGGTCATTGGGGGCGTATGGCCGCGATCTTCAGCCATCCGATGCCTTTATCGAATCCGAGATAAAGCAGCAGCGCAACATGGCGACCGTATTACCCCCGATCTTTTTCGGGATATCCGCGTTTCTGGTCAGTATGGTCATGGGGCGGATCATCGCATTGGAGCGCAGCCAAATCGGGTTGCTCAAGGCAGTGGGTTACTCTGACCTCGAGATTTGCCTGCACTACTTGATGCTGGCAGCGTTGATTGCTGTCGTCGGCATCGGGATCGGCTGGTTCGTCGGAACATGGCTGGCGCAATACATGGCCGCCGAATATGCCCAGTTCTTCGATTTTCCGTTCCTGATTTTCAATACATCGCCTTGGGTCTACGCTGTCTCTGCCATTGCCGCACTGCTGACCACAATGCTGGGAGCCACGCAAACCGCCGTCAAAGCTGCACGTCTTGCGCCCGCCATCGCGATGCAACCACCAGCACCGCCACAGTTCAAACATTCGCTGATAGATCGCACAATGGCGGCGATGCGGCTCAGCCAACCAACGATCATGATCCTGCGCGCCCTGATCCGCTGGCCAATCCGCAGCGGGCTGACGGTGTTGGGGATCGCGCTGGCGGTTTCAACCATCGTGTCGCCATCGTTCTTTCAACCCTCCCTGAACAAAATCATCGACAGCGCTTTCTATGAAACCAACCGGCAGGACGGCATGTTGGTGCTGTCGCATGACATGCCGCAGATCGTGATGGAAACAGCCGCGGATCTACCAGCCGTGTTGCAAACCGAGGGGCAGCAATTCCATGCCGTCATCTTGCGCAACGGCCTTCATGAAAAGCGTACCTCAATTCAGGCGAGCCAGCCTGCAACCGACCTGAGCCGTGTCCTCGATAGCGATAGCGCTCAGGTCATTGTACCGCCGGGGGTGTTGTGCTGACCGACAGGCTAGCCGCGCACCTTGATGTGCGGGTTGGCGATACGCTTGATGCCAAATTCCTTGGCGGCAGGCAGGAAACCCACTCGCTGATTGTGACCAACATCATCGCGCAGTACTTTGGGATCGGCGCCTATATGGACCTCGACTATGTGAACGGTCTGTTGCGCCAATCGCCGCGCATTTCAGTTATCAATGTCTCGCTTGAGGATACGCAAGTGCTGGAGCTGCATGCCCGCCTCAAAGACATCCCAAACCTTGCCAGTATTGTGATGATGACCGACACGCGCCGATCGTTTTCCGAAACAATTGAGGAAAGCATAGGCATGATCAACGCGATCTATATCATCATCGCCCTGCTGATCACTATTGGTGTCACCTATAATGGCGCACGCATTCAGTTATCCGAACGGTCGCGCGAGTTGGCTAGCCTGCGCATCCTTGGTTTTACCCGGTCTGAGGTATCCTACATCCTGATTGGCGAAACCATGTTGCTGGCCGTGCTGGCTCAGCCACTGGGCTGGTGGATCGGCACGTTGATCGCAGCCAGCATGTTCAACAGTTTCTCCAGCGATCTTTACAACCTGCCGCTTGTCATGGAGCCCGCCGTCTATGCCAAAGCCAGCTTTTTCGTGCTTTTGGCCAGTTTTGGTTCTGTCATGTTGGTACGAAGGCGTCTGGACAAGCAAAACCTCGTTTCTGTCATGAAAGTAAGGGAGTAACCGATGACTTGGAAACCTCGGACCATCGGACTGGTCGGCGTGGGTGCCGCCATCATGCTTGGGCTGGGATATGTGTCCCTTCAGGATGACCCAATACCCGTTGACCTGCATGTGCTGACGCGCGGCCCGCTGGACGTGACCATCAATGCCGATGGAGTCACGCGGATCAAGGATATCTATGATGTCGCCAGCCCTATTATCGGCACCGCACTACGCTCACCCGTTGATGTGGGCGATCCGGTGGTTGCGGGCGAAACCTTGGTCGCCGTTGTTCGCCCGGTCGCCCCCAGCTTGCTGGATAGCCGCAGCATGCTGCAGGCTCAGGCAACCGTACGAGAGGCCGAAGCTGCATTGAACGTTGCCGAAACCGATCTCGCGCGCGCATCTGAGGAACGATCTGTTGCGCGGTCACAATACGACAGAACACAAACGCTGGTGGAACGCGATGTGGCCTCGCTGACCCAGCTTGAAGACGCACTCCAAACCCTCACTGTTGCCCAAACCGCCGTCGAGGCCGCCGAGGCCCGGATCAATATGGCGCAAAGCACCCTCGCCCGGGCTGAGACGATGTTACAGGCGCCACAATCCGGGGCGGAGGCGGCCGCGAGTTGTTGCCTCGAAATCGTCGCCCCCGCGAATGGCGTTGTCCTAAGTGTGGAAAACATCAGCGAACACCCTGTCCTGACTGGTGCACCGCTTTTGCGCATCGGCGACCCATCCCAGCTAGAGATCGTGGCCGATCTGCTGTCCAGCGACGCCGTGCGCTTGCAACCGGGTGTCGACGCGGTCGTGGAACGCTGGGGCGGGCCAGACGCGCTCTCGGCCAACTTAAACCGCATCTCGCCAGCTGCAGAAACCAAAGTGTCGGCCTTGGGGATTGATGAACAACGGCTGGATGCCTTTTTTGACATTACAACGCCCGCATCAGAGCGGGATGGTTTGGGCGATGGCTTCGCCGTCTTTCTGCGCATCACAGAATGGCAAACAGAGGATGCGCTGCAAGTTCCTCTTAGCGCTTTGTTCAAAAGCAATGGCGATTGGGCCGTCTTTACCGCATCGGACGGTATTGTGACGGCGCAGACCATTCGCATTGGGCGTCAAAACACCCAATTCGCCGAAGTCCTCGAAGGGCTAGAACCTGGCGCGCGGGTTGTGACCCACCCCAATGATCAACTAACCTCTGGTGCCGAGATCATTGCACGAGGCAGTTCATAAAAGAGGAACCGTCTGAACACCGGCAAATGCCGTGACCTTGTTATACTTTACTTCACCGTCAGGCACGCGCATGGCGCGTCCTGTGCGATCTTTTGCGAGGTGCTGCCTAGCAGGAGACTGGCAATGTTTCCAACCCCCCGCCGCCCCGAAACAACCAGATCAGAATTGGTGCTTTCGACAGCGTGTAAAATCTCTGCCGATGGAATGCCGGGGCGTATGATCTGGCTTGATGGGGCGATCCCGTGTGCTCTTGCGCGCGCGACCGCATCGGCCATAACCGTTTGACCTACATGCATGATCTGTTCCATATCGACCGGTACGTCAATTGCACCGATGCCAATCGCGATTGCAGATGGTGGGATTTCAGGAACATGGATAATGTGCAACTGCGCTGTGTATCGCTGTGCCAGATCACATGCGGCGGTCAGCGCGCGCCAGCTATGATCCGACCCGTCGACACCAATGGTGATATTGTGAAACATCGCAAGTACCCCTCAATAGTGGATACCTAAAACAACTAAGGCACCCAAAATCTGGATGCCTTGATCAATGTCAACGAGATGATGCCGTTCACCCCGTTGACGTCCTTTAGATACTCTAACCGATCAACGCGTTAAGAGTTGCAGATGGGCGCATTGCTTGGGCGGCGCGCTCTTCGGATGGGTTGTAATAGCCAGCCAGATCAACCGCTGTTCCTTGTCCCTGACCCAACTCAGCCAAAATCGCGGCTTCGCCTGTTGTCAGCCCCTCGGCCAAAGGTGCAAAGGCTGCTGCCAGATCCGCATCATCGGTTTGCGCGGCTAGCGCTTCGGCCCAGTAGCGTGCGAACCAGTAATGGCTGTGGCGGTTGTCGGGCTGTCCCACTTTTCGCTGCGGCGATCGGCCTTCGGTCAATAGCTTTTCCGTGGCTGCATCGACGGCGTCGCCCATGACCTTAGCCGCAGCTTTGCCCTGCGATGCGCCCAGAAACCGCAGGCTTTCGCCCAAGGCGCAGAATTCACCCAGAGAGTCCCAGCGCAGGTGATTTTCCTGTACCAGCTGTTCCACATGCTTGGGCGCTGATCCACCAGCACCGGTTTCAAACAGGCCGCCGCCGTTCATCAGGCCGACAACGGACAGCATCTTGGCCGATGTGCCGACCTCAAGGATTGGGAACAGATCGGTCAGGTAGTCGCGCAAGACGTTGCCAGTAACGGCTATCGTGTTGTCGCCTTTGTAGATCACTTCAAACGACCGGATGGTTGCGTCACGCGGGGCCATGATCTTGACCTTGCCCGCGACACCGGCCTTTGCCAGCGCTGGTTCCACATACTTCAGCAACTCCGCATCATGCGCGCGGTTGCGGTCGAGCCAAAAGATCGTCTCGTAGCCGGTGGTCGCCATACGGTCGAGCGCCAACTGTATCCAGTTTTCAATCGGTGCGCGGCGGGCTGAGGCCATACGCCAGATGTCGCCGACCTCGACGGTATGTGTATGTAGCACATCGCCGTTATCCGCGATCACGCGCACGGTGCCGTCTGTTGGGATTTCGAACGTTGTCGGGTGCGATCCGTATTCTTCTGCCTTCTGTGCCATCAGGCCAACGTTCTGCACGGTACCGGCCGTGACCGGATCAAGCGCGCCATTTGCTTTGCAGAATTCAACCGAGGCGTCGTATACAGGCGCGTAAGAGCTGTCGGGGATCACGCAGTTGGTGTCATCCTCCTCTCCGTCAGGACCCCAGCCTTTGCCACCTGCACGGATCACCGCAGGCATAGATGCGTCGATGATCACGTCAGAGGGCACATGCAGGTTCGTGATGCCACGGTCCGAGTTCACCATGTAAAGCGGTGGGCGTTCAGCCAGCAGCGCGTGGATCTCTGCCCGGATGGCAGCACCGTCTGGCATCGTGTCGATGGCATCAAACAACGTGCCAAAACCCGCATTCGGGCTGATCCCGGCGGCGGCGAAATCATCGGCGTATTTGTCAAAGACCGGCTGCAGGTAGGCTACAACTGCGTGGCCAAAGATGATCGGGTCTGAGACCTTCATCATCGTCGCCTTCATGTGTAGCGAGAAAAGCGTGCCATCTCCCAGCGTGCGTGTGATCTGCCGGTGGAAGAACGCTTTC is from Yoonia sp. GPGPB17 and encodes:
- a CDS encoding TIGR01459 family HAD-type hydrolase, with protein sequence MQPIDSILAIADQYDAIVFDQWGVLHNGTSPYPDAVNTIDALKGKALAVLSNSGKRADINAERITGMGFAPDAFDTVMTSGEALHIEFKGGRLRNIKTLLPITAAAGDAANWAGSLDVTFADTIDQADAVLLMGLPDATDHPKQQAVLDRARGLDLPLICSNPDRASPRAQGKTVQSPGALAHDYADAGGRVMFYGKPHKAIFDVLSDTLRFADPTRVLMVGDSPEHDIAGAQTVGWDSLFVAGGLHADATTDIFAGHPPATYTIPTLR
- a CDS encoding ABC transporter permease, whose translation is MQALDRKLLRDFGRLWKQALAIAMVLACGVAILLMALGTYKSLSDTRETYYERNQFADVFSAVKRAPERLTAELAAIDGVWAVETRTSGSAILDVPGSNVSVTGRILSLPIDGMPRLNVPIVINGRAPDPAATDEVMVNANFAIANDLQIGDHFFANLNGQKRQLTISGTAQSPEFIYTIGPGALMPDNATFGILWMSKVAVDAAFNMTGAFNDVTLKLTPRAQEANVIDAVDRLLDPYGSLGAYGRDLQPSDAFIESEIKQQRNMATVLPPIFFGISAFLVSMVMGRIIALERSQIGLLKAVGYSDLEICLHYLMLAALIAVVGIGIGWFVGTWLAQYMAAEYAQFFDFPFLIFNTSPWVYAVSAIAALLTTMLGATQTAVKAARLAPAIAMQPPAPPQFKHSLIDRTMAAMRLSQPTIMILRALIRWPIRSGLTVLGIALAVSTIVSPSFFQPSLNKIIDSAFYETNRQDGMLVLSHDMPQIVMETAADLPAVLQTEGQQFHAVILRNGLHEKRTSIQASQPATDLSRVLDSDSAQVIVPPGVLC
- a CDS encoding MBL fold metallo-hydrolase — encoded protein: MGVAETKIYPINTGWLEADLGTYIFWKGPAGKKIWNPVYCHYVDTGTHKILIDTGLCDEERATKYHHKCDKRGCLQVHEHLEQKLGVHPDEIDAIVFTHLHWDHVQNMKEFKNARYIAPKAEIEMAYNPLPLYYRTYESGYLGIEPAYAKLRIRSG
- a CDS encoding ABC transporter ATP-binding protein, translating into MPEVVFRTQGVTKVYQTGDVKVFALAGVDLDLYAGEMAVLLGPSGSGKSTLLNILGGLDHATTGRVWFRDKELTNMPDRGLTRYRRDHVGFVFQFYNLVPSLTARENVQLVTDVSPNPMPAEEALAQVDLADRLDHFPSEMSGGEQQRVAIARAIAKRPEILLCDEPTGALDSTTGIQVLEVLQDINERFGTTTVIITHNAEIQRMAHRVIQFQDGKISSVSTNDERLAPAEIVW
- a CDS encoding class II aldolase/adducin family protein, producing the protein MTEPSAEFCTFSARLGQDPLRVQGPGGNTSIKLGDIMWIKASGTELADADTKPIFVAVDRAAAKAEAAGEGDGSCKNTVIDPANTLRPSIETTFHAALDWPVVAHTHSIATLVHAISPEGREVAADKLVGLPVVFVPYAKPGLPLTREILARVTAETQIVVLENHGLICCGNTVDEANQIMQQVEDRLKMPVLRDTAARAASAMDGFEAVTESWMAHDAQICALALGGSYYPDHVVFLGPALPTADHNEHPRLSSNPDKASTCATAPHHRNAP
- a CDS encoding NADP-dependent isocitrate dehydrogenase; this encodes MSDQTLPDIIYTKTDEAPQLASASLLPILRKFLSAADISIGTKDISLAGRILAAFPEKLTDAQKVSDDLALLGTVVKEASANVIKLPNVSASVPQLVEAVKELQGQGYDIPDYPDTPESADEIEARKRYDAIKGSAVNPVLREGNSDRRAPSSVKAYAKAHPHRMGKWTADSKTRVSTMGANDFFSNETSVTLSDAATLKIELTDGGGGVTTLKDGIAMPAGTIVDATFMSAKALKAFFHRQITRTLGDGTLFSLHMKATMMKVSDPIIFGHAVVAYLQPVFDKYADDFAAAGISPNAGFGTLFDAIDTMPDGAAIRAEIHALLAERPPLYMVNSDRGITNLHVPSDVIIDASMPAVIRAGGKGWGPDGEEDDTNCVIPDSSYAPVYDASVEFCKANGALDPVTAGTVQNVGLMAQKAEEYGSHPTTFEIPTDGTVRVIADNGDVLHTHTVEVGDIWRMASARRAPIENWIQLALDRMATTGYETIFWLDRNRAHDAELLKYVEPALAKAGVAGKVKIMAPRDATIRSFEVIYKGDNTIAVTGNVLRDYLTDLFPILEVGTSAKMLSVVGLMNGGGLFETGAGGSAPKHVEQLVQENHLRWDSLGEFCALGESLRFLGASQGKAAAKVMGDAVDAATEKLLTEGRSPQRKVGQPDNRHSHYWFARYWAEALAAQTDDADLAAAFAPLAEGLTTGEAAILAELGQGQGTAVDLAGYYNPSEERAAQAMRPSATLNALIG
- a CDS encoding FGGY-family carbohydrate kinase — its product is MTDDLSMGIDLGTSGVRTAVIDASGTVLSSVKTKHLPQAPAAIDASKWWMTVQNCIIEQAKALKAAGHNIANVGRIGVDGTSGTMVLTDAALNPVTPALMYNSAGFTAEAAEIAKHAPATHITKGSNSALGRALRLQTNDPENRAAHLLHQADFVAARLRGTGGVSDENNTLKLGYDPDTGTWPDWFAKAGLRTHLLPSVVQAGAALGPVAPDVAAMLGLSAQAVIHAGTTDSIAAFLATAPLEAGNAVTSLGTTLAVKILSTRRIDEPQMGLYSHKLGKVWLVGGASNTGGGVLADLFDPDELTKLSEQIDPTTASPFDYYPLLQKGERFPINDPDLAPRLSPRPANDVVFLHGILESVARIERQAYDAIAARGGPKPKRLFTAGGGSQNTVWTAIRARVLGITPAPSAQTEACVGIAKLINAY
- a CDS encoding universal stress protein, which encodes MFHNITIGVDGSDHSWRALTAACDLAQRYTAQLHIIHVPEIPPSAIAIGIGAIDVPVDMEQIMHVGQTVMADAVARARAHGIAPSSQIIRPGIPSAEILHAVESTNSDLVVSGRRGVGNIASLLLGSTSQKIAQDAPCACLTVK
- a CDS encoding efflux RND transporter periplasmic adaptor subunit, which gives rise to MTWKPRTIGLVGVGAAIMLGLGYVSLQDDPIPVDLHVLTRGPLDVTINADGVTRIKDIYDVASPIIGTALRSPVDVGDPVVAGETLVAVVRPVAPSLLDSRSMLQAQATVREAEAALNVAETDLARASEERSVARSQYDRTQTLVERDVASLTQLEDALQTLTVAQTAVEAAEARINMAQSTLARAETMLQAPQSGAEAAASCCLEIVAPANGVVLSVENISEHPVLTGAPLLRIGDPSQLEIVADLLSSDAVRLQPGVDAVVERWGGPDALSANLNRISPAAETKVSALGIDEQRLDAFFDITTPASERDGLGDGFAVFLRITEWQTEDALQVPLSALFKSNGDWAVFTASDGIVTAQTIRIGRQNTQFAEVLEGLEPGARVVTHPNDQLTSGAEIIARGSS
- a CDS encoding ABC transporter permease; this translates as MLTDRLAAHLDVRVGDTLDAKFLGGRQETHSLIVTNIIAQYFGIGAYMDLDYVNGLLRQSPRISVINVSLEDTQVLELHARLKDIPNLASIVMMTDTRRSFSETIEESIGMINAIYIIIALLITIGVTYNGARIQLSERSRELASLRILGFTRSEVSYILIGETMLLAVLAQPLGWWIGTLIAASMFNSFSSDLYNLPLVMEPAVYAKASFFVLLASFGSVMLVRRRLDKQNLVSVMKVRE
- a CDS encoding YgaP family membrane protein codes for the protein MSSNVGMIDRVIRLVVGAFLIVAPLVNFMGLGANSIAVYVMVGVGAILGLTAVFGICPLYRVLGIETKS